Proteins from one Bactrocera neohumeralis isolate Rockhampton chromosome 3, APGP_CSIRO_Bneo_wtdbg2-racon-allhic-juicebox.fasta_v2, whole genome shotgun sequence genomic window:
- the LOC126753973 gene encoding uncharacterized protein LOC126753973, producing MLILNYFTTGGSKSGGSRGGCSANDKQTTANDVAYTPCRHSRDSVRRVTIITTTTSGGTSQPTTITTNSSTSQPTTITTNSSTSKPTTNSTTSKPTTTTSSDKSQPTSAKVAYTSGRPIASSTNEHTNHVAYTPCSTSCSTNCSHRRSSSVGAPKSNIITKINCHDLVFVKPISHGGSCDRISGDTKSNQHTAAGNYNNNGEEKHKGSKWRKLHAVWVLLCLLLQRHFVAGVLLVKCLIIEYVASWLNTMQIAATGSANTEETTKTKNATATTAVIERAITITAAAVRTTTKVGATTTLSPAITITSELVTAKVSTTTRILATATTTTTLKFATAEVAAVTRTTITLKVTTKEVAAIATTALSTAATTTTTFTVAGQKLLATPTTTEVVKITTSATTTTCTAETTTTTTTTSLAEKSKINLPHSHSSTTKLIFTTNARTHTHPNTTIKAAAIKKAYNSRKRRRSRSRGHSRRRSSSKRHSRSARSDSDSVSFSYLSHLHIQLLVIQGICIIRLISLKRFLQIPKQQSNVFHKRLQNCRSSVIAAAVVGCRLARSKHMLRLKAKTTLAPTTTTTRTPQARVSEVSVTTSSQPPQLTPQTKHAQAPSQAQPQLPLVTHTLSRPQTYSCAQPQPQKQLKRQPAQQQVQRQQKQQTQQLQMQQKQQPQRMQLQQKQQQTQQLQSQQKPQQQQQPQAEKIANITCGFAQRIITPLLLQCFCHFHFIITNYFHVCRWRWQCRSLPLLHRSLTVLILLSSLWHGTECFHGSVKFSANTVKTKYGLLRGIVVRSSPMVEAYLGIPYASPPVGSLRFMPPITPSTWKNVRNADRFSPVCPQTVPIPPNGPEALLEVPRARLAQLRRLLPLLSNQSEDCLYLNIYVPYENRRKRRSTSSNSMEHTHDPPTLLATVLLLHGESYEWNSGNPYDGSELAAHGNIVVVTINFRLGIFGFLKTGGKESAQGNFGLMDLVAGLHWLKENLPAFGGDPQRITLLGHSTGAALANILMVSPVASDLVQRAVLVSGSALSPWAIQKNPLFVKRRVAEQTGCHGDMLYDDLAPCLRTKTVAELLAVKIDHPRFLSGFAPFIDGTVISPNTDPIGELSLPLGSAIVSTSGIEFANFPKRDLIFCLTSVESYLDLSAQDLEFGFNETRRDRILRTFVRNNFHYHLNEIFAVLKNEYTDWEKAIRSPLSSRDATLSFLSDGHTAAALIKLGYMHSLRGGRSYFIHFKHRTVEEEYPQRTGSVRGEDVPFWLGLPISPLFPHNYTTQEKQISRLMLRYLANFAKTGNPNHSGLDTPSIAATASRSPGYITAQLDHGKVKRASLKTLNAVNKFFNLTIPHQLSLQHGSLLDTSGAINLALIYNQRRSGAMRERRAYYKRHMHNNNNNNNNNNNESNELLNAALRFVADEPSLGRGEHLPFWDAYDVVNQLYLELGNKAEVQSHYRGHKLSMWLNLIPQLHKHSNINDQSMRHHQFPDDISNRDLYEGVVRPQMQTKPPDDEDTVVVKTPKSTTATKAVSNNTKAGVNTLIGATTTECNPDGTIYANIGDSASTQQPSATENRTMLENGGQQKDLATASTGLIGNLEMFRRLSGKQFPSYTTALVATVAVGCFLLTLNILIFAGIYHQREKRARDAKTKEELQDTNETSKTASILKLNTLGDDDGSMRFDALTSGKSTVVFGEYNYYDEKPPKGCGKDEKLLVELPPTQTTAHMELNWPGGGGGTSSTLDLLKTKHHSALEAASYSGSKEAAADMQHLQGISNIEMATYSTQMPLAPGIAVLESALMPSRRSSFLASGSQTSMQFDYAVQSSDQLSFKEIENAVKVSTDEIVNDLDDDIPEPPPPPRSFQSAHLQQQQQQQQQQQGGILRSSGSNTVSSTSGKKRVHIQEISV from the exons ATGCTTATACTTAATTACTTTACGACCGGGGGCAGCAAAAGTGGTGGCAGTAGAGGAGGATGCAGCGCGAACGACAAGCAAACGACTGCAAAtgatgttgcgtatacgccatgtagaCACAGCAGAGATAGTGTCAGAAGGGTGACAATTATAACTACAACAACTAGTGGAGGCACAAGtcagccaacaacaataacaacaaatagcaGCACAAgtcaaccaacaacaataacaacaaatagcaGCACAAGCaagccaacaacaaacagcacCACAagcaagccaacaacaacaacaagtagcgACAAAAGTCAACCAACCTCAGCAAAGGTTGCGTATACGTCAGGTAGGCCAATAGCAAGCAGCACAAACGAGCACACAAAccatgttgcgtatacgccatgcaGCACCAGCTGCTCCACAAACTGCAGCCACCGTCGTAGCTCTAGCGTTGGTGCGCCCAAATCAAACATCATCACCAAAATCAACTGCCATGACTTGGTGTTTGTAAAACCAATCAGTCACGGTGGCAGCTGTGACCGAATATCGGGCGACACGAAGAGCAATCAGCACACAGCGGCGggcaactacaacaataacggCGAAGAAAAACATAAGGGCAGTAAGTGGCGCAAATTGCATGCAGTGTGGGTGCttttgtgcttgttgttgcagCGGCATTTCGTCGCCGGTGTGTTGTTGGTGAAGTGTTTGATTATCGAGTATGTTGCAAGCTGGCTTAATACCATGCAAATTGCTGCAACGGGTAGTGCAAATACGGAggaaactacaaaaacaaaaaatgcaacagcaacaacagcagtaatagaaagagcaataacaataacagcagcagcagtaagaacaacaacaaaagttggtgcaacaacaacattgtcgCCTGCTATAACAATAACATCAGAACTTGTAACGGCAAAagtatcaacaacaacaagaatattggcgactgcaacaacaacaacaacattaaaattTGCTACAGCAGAAGTAGCAGCagtaacaagaacaacaataacattaaaagtaacaacaaagGAAGtagcagcaatagcaacaacagcactatcgacagctgcaacaacaacaacaacatttacagTAGCTGGACAAAAATTATTagctacaccaacaacaaccgaagttgtaaaaataacaacatcagcaacaacaacaacttgcactgcagaaacaacaacaacaacaacaacaacatcactagctgaaaaatcaaaaattaatctACCGCATTCGCACTCCTCTACAACTAAACTTATTTTCACCACAAACGCGCGCACCCACACGCACCCCAACACAACGATCAAAGCAGCAGCAATCAAAAAAGCATATAACAGTAGAAAacgaagaagaagcagaagcaGAGGCCACAGTCGCCGCCGTAGCTCATCGAAGAGACATAGTCGTAGTGCGCGTAGTGACAGTGACAGCGTCAGCTTTAGCTATTTATCGCACTTACACATACAACTACTAGTAATACAAGGAATTTGCATTATAAGACTGATATCATTAAAGAGATTTCTACAAATTCCTAAGCAACAATCAAATGTATTTCATAAGCGTTTACAAAACTGCCGAAGCAGCGTCATTGCAGCGGCTGTTGTCGGTTGTCGCTTAGCGCGCAGCAAGCACATGTTGAggctaaaagcaaaaacaacattagcaccgacaacaacaacaacaagaacgccGCAAGCGCGAGTGTCTGAAGTGTCAGTGACAACATCCTCGCAGCCGCCGCAGTTGACGCCGCAAACTAAGCACGCACAAGCGCCATCACAAGCACAGCCACAACTACCGTTAGTCACCCACACATTGTCGCGACCACAGACATATTCGTGCGCCCAACCGCAACCACAGAAGCAACTCAAGCGCCAGCCAGCCCAGCAGCAAGTGcagcgacaacaaaaacaacaaacacagcaactgcaaatgcaacaaaaacaacaaccacagcgaATGCAGCTACaacagaagcaacaacaaacacagcagCTCCAGTCACAACAaaaaccgcaacaacaacaacaaccgcaggcagaaaaaatagcaaatatcaCTTGCGGTTTCGCACAGCGCATCATCACGCCGCTGTTGTTGCAATGTTTTTGTcactttcattttattattacgaATTACTTTCATGTCTGCCGCTGGCGTTGGCAGTGTCGCTCATTACCGTTGTTACATCGCTCACTCACTGTGTTGATTTTGTTATCTTCCTTGTGGCATGGCACCGAGTGTTTTCACGGCAGCGTCAAGTTTAGCGCGAATACGGTGAAGACGAAATACGGTCTGCTGCGCGGCATTGTGGTGCGTTCGAGTCCCATGGTTGAAGCATACTTGGGCATACCGTATGCCTCGCCGCCGGTCGGTAGCTTAAG ATTCATGCCACCCATCACGCCATCCACTTGGAAGAATGTCCGGAATGCAGATCGCTTCTCGCCCGTATGCCCACAAACGGTGCCCATACCGCCCAATGGCCCCGAGGCGTTGCTAGAAGTGCCGCGGGCACGTTTGGCGCAATTGCGACGTCTGCTGCCGTTACTCAGCAATCAATCGGAAGACtgtttatacttaaatatttatgttccaTATGAAAATCGACGCAAAAGAC GCTccaccagcagcaacagcatGGAGCACACGCACGATCCCCCAACCCTACTCGCCACCGTACTACTACTACATGGCGAATCGTATGAATGGAATTCGGGCAATCCATACGATGGTTCGGAATTAGCGGCGCATGGTAATATCGTCGTTGTGACGATTAACTTTCGCCTCGGCATATTTGGCTTTCTGAAAACGGGTGGGAAGGAGAGCGCGCAGGGCAATTTCGGCTTAATGGACCTCGTAGCTGGTTTGCATTGGCTGAAGGAAAATCTGCCCGCTTTCGGCGGTGATCCACAGCGCATAACATTGCTCGGGCATAGCACGGGCGCAGCGTTGGCCAATATATTGATGGTCTCGCCTGTGGCAAGCG aTCTTGTACAGCGCGCAGTGCTGGTTAGCGGCTCTGCGCTCTCACCGTGGGCCATACAAAAGAATCCTTTGTTCGTGAAGCGTCGTGTTGCCGAACAGACTGGTTGTCATGGTGATATGTTGTACGATGATTTGGCGCCTTGTCTGCGCACTAAAACGGTTGCTGAACTGTTAGCCGTGAAAATTGATCATCCGCG ATTTTTGAGTGGATTTGCGCCTTTCATCGATGGCACAGTCATATCGCCGAATACCGATCCAATTGGAGAATTATCGTTGCCTTTAGGTTCTGCTATTGTTAG TACATCAGGAATTGAATTTGCAAACTTTCCAAAACGCGACCTCATTTTTTGCCTTACCTCAGTGGAATCGTATCTGGATTTGAGTGCACAAGATTTGGAATTTGGTTTTAACGAAACACGACGTGATCGTATACTAAGAACATTTGTtcgtaataattttcattatcatttaaacgaaatatttgcTGTGTTAAAG AACGAATACACCGATTGGGAGAAGGCCATACGTAGTCCCTTGAGCTCACGTGATGCTACTCTCTCCTTTTTGAGTGATGGGCATACCGCGGCAGCGCTGATTAAACTAGGCTATATGCATAGCTTACGTGGTGGTCGCagttattttatacattttaagcATAGAACAGTCGAAGAGGAGTATCCGCAG CGAACCGGTTCCGTTCGTGGTGAAGATGTGCCTTTTTGGTTAGGATTACCCATTTCACCACTATTCCCGCACAACTATACAACTCAGGAGAAACAGATTAGTCGCCTTATGCTGCGCTATCtcgcgaattttgcgaaaacgGG CAATCCAAATCATTCAGGTTTAGACACACCATCCATAGCTGCAACAGCATCCCGATCACCGGGTTATATCACCGCACAACTCGACCATGGCAAAGTGAAACGCGCCTCACTCAAAACACTAAATGCCGTCAACAAGTTTTTCAACCTCACCATACCACATCAACTCAGCCTGCAACATGGCAGTTTGCTGGACACGAGCGGCGCCATAAATCTCGCGCTCATCTACAATCAGCGACGTAGCGGTGCGATGCGTGAACGACGCGCTTACTACAAACGAcatatgcacaacaacaacaacaataataataataacaacaacgaatCGAATGAATTACTCAACGCGGCATTAAGATTTGTTGCCGACGAGCCAAGCCTTGGACGTGGTGAGCATTTGCCCTTCTGGGATGCCTACGATGTGGTGAATCAACTCTACTTGGAATTGG GTAATAAGGCAGAGGTGCAGAGTCATTATCGCGGTCACAAACTGTCCATGTGGTTGAATTTGATACCACAATTGCACAAGCATTCCAATATCAATGATCAGTCCATGCGCCATCATCAGTTTCCCGATGACATCAGTAATCGTGATTTGTACGAAG GTGTCGTACGTCCACAAATGCAAACGAAGCCGCCGGATGATGAGGATACCGTTGTGGTGAAGACGCCAAAATCTACAACAGCCACAAAGGCTGTGAGTAATAATACTAAGGCTGGCGTGAATACTTTGATCGGCGCTACAACAACAG AATGCAACCCCGATGGCACGATATATGCGAACATTGGCGATAGCGCGTCCACCCAACAGCCCTCAGCAACGGAAAATCGCACAATGTTGGAGAATGGTGGTCAACAAAAGGATCTGGCGACCGCCTCCACCGGACTCATCGGCAATTTGGAAATGTTCCGACGCTTGAGCGGCAAACAATTCCCAAGCTACACCACAGCGCTGGTAGCCACCGTTGCCGTCGGCTGTTTCCTGCTCACATTAAACATACTCATCTTCGCCGGCATTTATCATCAGCGCGAAAAGCGTGCACGTGACGCCAAAACCAAAGAGGAACTACAAGACACGAATGAGACCAGCAAAACGGCTAGCATACTTAAATTGAATACGCTGGGCGATGACGATGGCAGCATGCGCTTTGATGCGCTCACCAGCGGCAAGAGCACCGTCGTTTTCGGCGAATACAACTACTACGATGAGAAGCCGCCAAAAGGTTGCGGCAAGGATGAGAAGCTGCTGGTCGAACTGCCGCCCACACAAACAACCGCACATATGGAATTGAATTGGcccggcggcggcggtggtacGAGCAGCACCTTGGACTTGCTGAAGACGAAACATCACAGCGCTTTAGAGGCGGCCAGCTACAGCGGCAGCAAGGAAGCGGCGGCTGATATGCAGCATCTACAAGGCATCAGTAATATCGAAATGGCCACATACAGCACACAAATGCCGTTGGCACCCGGCATAGCGGTGCTCGAATCAGCGCTAATGCCGAGTAGACGTAGCTCGTTCTTGGCCAGCGGCAGTCAGACGTCCATGCAATTCGATTATGCGGTGCAATCGTCGGATCAGTTGTCATTCAAGGAGATTGAGAATGCGGTCAAAGTGTCCACCGATGAGATTGTCAATGATTTGGATGATGATATACCGGAACCGCCACCACCGCCACGTTCATTTCAAAGCGCAcacctgcaacaacaacaacagcagcagcaacaacaacaaggtggCATCTTGCGTTCGTCGGGTTCAAATACGGTTTCGTCGACGAGCGGCAAGAAACGTGTACATATTCAAGAGATTTCGGTTTAG
- the LOC126753994 gene encoding DNA-directed RNA polymerase I subunit RPA43 → MAKRLQEYVKYSIKELESYTKQEGSCVRKINSNLHISLGPYCLADFKHALSAHIMRRKVGYYDDSLEGIVLDIKNIKVLSKSAALRADDPRIHVDVNADCYVFCPIAGAILSGVVKHIGNHHIGVIIYRVFNVSIRFAAKLNKEEFKMDDTVQFRIKNFNLQNVFPYIEGDLVTASGDNITHKFIKVEPESADSNIDSGIESRDNQELDELVNLIKQEKDSEEECTPTKTNKKKDKANSSKRKRKASESVVPVTTPTPIKKEPSSEKKKRKQADSVEQENTKTDKAKVKSKTKKINGELLNATQIKKEELDDLFTTPTKKRRKSKTNSISLDSS, encoded by the exons atggcaaaaagacTACAAGAATATGTGAAATATAGCATAAAAGAGTTGGAATCTTATACAAAACAAGAAGGTTCTTGTGTGCGTAAAATAAATTCCAATTTACATATATCATTAGGTCCATATTGCCTTGCCGATTTTAAACATGCGCTCAGTGCTCATATAATGCGACGCAAAGTTGGCTACTATGATGACAGTCTCGAAGGCATTGTCTTGGACATAAAGAATATCAAAGTGTTGAGCAAATCAGCTGCCTTGCGAGCAGATGATCCACGTATACATGTTGACGTGAACGCCGATTGCTATGTGTTCTGTCCAATCGCTGGTGCGATATTGAGCGGTGTGGTGAAACACATTGGTAACCATCATATCGGTGTAATCATTTACAGAGTTTTCAATGTGAGCATTAGGTTTGCAGCAAAGCTCAATAAGGAGGAGTTCAAAATGGATGACACGGTGCAATttcgcataaaaaatttcaatttacaaaaTGTCTTCCCGTACATTGAAGGTGATCTTGTGACAGCCAGTGGCGATAATATTACG CATAAATTTATAAAGGTTGAACCGGAAAGTGCAGATAGCAACATAGATTCCGGCATTGAGTCGCGTGATAATCAAGAGCTAGACGAATTAGTAAATCTAATCAAGCAAGAAAAGGATTCGGAAGAGGAATGCACTCCAAcgaaaacaaacaagaaaaaagataAAGCTAATTCCAgtaaaagaaagagaaaagcTAGCGAAAGTGTGGTGCCAGTTACCACACCAACACCTATCAAAAAGGAGCCTTCATCGGAGAAAAAGAAACGTAAACAAGCCGATAGTGTAGAACAAGAAAATACTAAAACTGACAAagctaaagtgaaaagtaaaACGAAAAAGATAAATGGTGAATTATTGAATGCAACACAAATTAAAAAGGAAGAATTAGACGATTTGTTTACAACGCCTACCAAGAAACGACGCAAGTCGAAAACGAATAGTATATCACTTGATAGTAGCTAG
- the LOC126753997 gene encoding gamma-interferon-inducible lysosomal thiol reductase produces the protein MVSAAHKRLIIVFTLVLVFLFVRYMLFHGAILAPLPEPKRSPGAPVLVSVYYEALCGDSKHFIIKQLLPAFRQAAPLMDIELIPYGKAQTFINSDGGYRFECQHGNVECEGNMYHACVIEAVENPQTRLNMVACMIRDNRNPKEAMLKCARQHSVEDTDLIQKCFSSDHAGELLKLNGDATHALRPPVSFIPTITLDGDQHRQPAILKDLLAEVCRIIGDPQKVKEYCVT, from the exons ATGGTATCCGCAGCGCATAAACGTTTGATTATTGTGTTTACACTTGTGCTCGTCTTCCTTTTTGTCCGCTATATGCTCTTCCATGGCGCCATACTGGct CCACTACCAGAGCCCAAACGCTCTCCAGGTGCACCCGTGTTGGTGTCGGTGTACTATGAAGCATTGTGTGGTGATTCAAAGCATTTCATAATCAAACAATTACTGCCGGCATTTAGACAAGCTGCACCACTTATGGATATAGAATTGATACCCTATGGCAAGGcacaaacatttataaattcCGATGGTGGTTATCGTTTTGAATGCCAACATGGCAATGTCGAATGCGAGGGTAACATGTATCATGCCTGTGTGATTGAAGCCGTTGAAAATCCACAAACTCGCCTCAATATGGTTGCATGTATGATACGTGATAATCGAAATCCTAAGGAGGCTATGCTTAAG TGTGCCCGTCAACATAGCGTTGAAGACACTGATCTCATACAAAAATGCTTCAGCAGTGATCATGCTGGAGAATTGCTAAAGCTTAACGGCGACGCCACACATGCACTGCGACCGCCAGTTAGTTTTATACCCACTATCACACTGGATGGTGATCAACATCGTCAGCCAGCCATTTTAAAAGACTTGTTGGCTGAAGTATGCCGAATTATTGGCGATCCACAGAAAGTCAAAGAATATTGCGTTACATAG
- the LOC126753985 gene encoding NHL repeat-containing protein 2 has product MDTEPLDPMDILAYTTEELQGRFRRAKDGTEKAKVFADFLCRWDADAALAPVKNMKIEFQADLDWFNVTRPLPLKSLHGKLVVLDFFTYCCINCMHILPELHALEELYPPESGLVVIGVHSPKFENEKDGANILSAVQRYGITHPIVNDAHMTLWRAIGIRCWPSLLVLSPSGAPMLLLMGEGHGAFLQSFTEQALRHYKAKGEIDNSALPLKLSTDAVPASNLRFPAKIARSENGQFAVADAGNHRVLIFDSAGVVRQRIGGCTAGFVDGDFATARFNSPQGLDFLDDDVLIVADTENHALRQITLSARRVETLAGTGQQGNDRVGGKLGPLQAISSPWDIAAFRMRDMDMSFHLDERNVPEKAIVLVAMAGTHQIWGYFPEGIIWWKYRQLDPRACVAIIGNGMEENRNNSYPQNAAFAQPSGLALGKNFLYIADSESSSIRKVSMVDGKVMPVVGGDRNPLNLFAFGDIDGKQYNAKLQHPLAVTYNSATDKIFVADTYNHKIKVIDTASSCIETLLIKDESGAPLQFNEPAGLCFDASGQLLYIADTNNHRIQLVDMKTLNAKTFKLDFNAIAAATSDTETDSALSSGLQLLKSVPLRSCVQLKLHVNINLTNELKFTEAAPQRWTLKSATPGLKASATSGQITNGVMNLQFDRNAALLPAEEEVKLDLALSLCDAKSCLMKRFALVLKDSNADADKPIDKACVLNENIYINITPNEIVIS; this is encoded by the exons ATGGATACGGAACCATTGGATCCTATGGATATATTGGCCTACACTACTGAGGAATTGCAAGGGCGTTTTCGCCGTGCCAAAGATGGCACAGAGAAAGCTAAAGTCTTTGCTGATTTCCTATGTCGTTGGGATGCAGACGCTGCGCTAGCACCTGTGAAAAATATGAAGATTGAATTTCAAGCAG ATCTAGATTGGTTCAATGTTACACGGCCATTACCTTTGAAGTCACTGCATGGCAAGCTAGTTGTGCTCGATTTCTTTACCTACTGTTGCATCAATTGTATGCACATTTTGCCAGAGTTGCATGCGCTCGAAGAACTCTATCCACCCGAAAGTGGTCTTGTTGTGATCGGTGTGCATAGTCCCAAATTCGAAAATGAAAAAGATGGTGCGAACATACTCTCTGCAGTACAACGTTACGGTATTACACACCCCATCGTGAACGATGCGCACATGACGTTATGGCGCGCAATCGGCATACGTTGTTGGCCATCTTTACTGGTGCTGAGTCCCAGCGGTGCGCCAATGTTACTACTGATGGGTGAAGGACATGGCGCTTTTCTACAAAGCTTTACCGAGCAGGCATTACGTCATTACAAAGCAAAGGGTGAAATTGATAACTCTGCGCTACCGCTGAAATTGTCCACCGATGCGGTGCCAGCGTCAAACTTACGTTTTCCGGCAAAAATTGCGCGTAGCGAAAATGGACAATTTGCTGTTGCTGATGCCGGCAATCATcgtgttttaatttttgatagcGCTGGTGTAGTGCGTCAACGCATAGGTGGCTGCACGGCTGGTTTCGTGGATGGTGATTTTGCGACGGCACGATTTAACTCACCACAAGGTCTGGATTTTCTTGATGATGACGTTTTAATTGTCGCCGATACAGAAAATCATGCTTTACGCCAAATAACATTGAGTGCGCGTCGTGTCGAAACCCTTGCCGGCACGGGACAACAGGGTAATGATCGTGTGGGCGGTAAATTGGGTCCACTACAAGCCATCTCATCGCCTTGGGACATAGCTGCGTTCCGTATGCGCGACATGGATATGTCATTCCACTTAGATGAACGTAATGTACCTGAAAAAGCGATTGTTTTAGTGGCTATGGCTGGCACTCATCAAATTTGGGGTTACTTTCCGGAAGGTATCATTTGGTGGAAATACCGACAGTTAGATCCACGTGCATGTGTAGCAATTATCGGTAATGGCATGGAGGAGAATCGCAATAATTCATATCCACAAAATGCCGCATTCGCACAACCCTCTGGCTTAGCTTTGGGCAAAAATTTTCTCTACATTGCGGACAGTGAGAGTTCCAGCATACGTAAAGTGTCGATGGTGGATGGCAAAGTAATGCCGGTTGTAGGCGGTGACCGTAATCCATTA AATTTATTTGCATTCGGTGACATCGATGGCAAACAGTATAATGCAAAGTTACAGCATCCGCTTGCTGTCACCTATAACAGTGCAactgataaaatatttgttgccgATACCTATAATCACAAAATCAAAGTAATAGACACCGCCTCAAGTTGTATAGAAACACTGTTGATTAAAGACGAAAGTGGTGCGCCATTACAATTTAATGAACCCGCGGGCTTGTGTTTCGATGCCAGCGGCCAATTGCTTTACATCGCTGACACCAATAATCACCGCATACAATTGGTAGATATGAAAACACTTAACGCGAAAACCTTCAAACTAGACTTCAATGCAATTGCGGCCGCCACCAGTGACACGGAAACCGATTCAGCACTTAGCAGCGGCTTGCAATTGCTCAAAAGTGTGCCATTGCGTAGCTGTGTACAATTGAAGTTGCATGTAAATATCAATTTAACTAACGAATTGAAGTTCACTGAGGCGGCACCACAACGTTGGACACTAAAAAGTGCTACACCGGGTTTGAAAGCGTCAGCGACTTCAGGCCAAATAACTAATGGTGTAATGAATTTGCAATTTGATCGCAATGCCGCTTTGCTGCCGGCGGAGGAAGAGGTTAAGTTGGATCTAGCGCTAAGTTTGTGTGATGCCAAAAGTTGTCTTATGAAGCGTTTTGCTTTAGTGCTGAAAGATAGCAACGCAGATGCTGACAAGCCAATTGATAAAGCGTGTGTACTCAatgaaaacatatatattaatattacgCCAAACGAGATTGTTATTAGTTAG